Below is a genomic region from Zonotrichia leucophrys gambelii isolate GWCS_2022_RI chromosome 1A, RI_Zleu_2.0, whole genome shotgun sequence.
ccctggcagagGGCTAAAAAGAGGAGGGGAATGGATGGAGGGGAAGAATTTTGAAATGTACGTAACACCACTTAAAGATCTGTTAAATAGATCTATTGTCACAAGGTTGAAACTTCTCTATTCTCTGTTCCTGAGTATTGTCTTTTAGAGAGATTAGTTTGTCTTCTTGACCATATTTGTGCTAGAAATTTAACAATTTGCCCACTCCAGTTGCACAGTGGGAGGTCAGGTCCTGGCATCTGTCCCCATCTCAGGACCCTGCTGAGCGCAGATCACAGGCAGACCCTGGGCAGACTGAGCTGCGCTTTTCATATCATCCTGCTTCTCCCAGATTCTTGGGGCAATTCTCTGTGGAAACTGGGAAGGCAATTTCTGAGCCATGTaagcttttcccttttcatccAGGAGATGATCTGCCCCACGCTGGGCCACAGGTCTTTGGCCTTGTGAGGTTTGAGTGTGAGGCCTCAAGATGATATCACAATTGCTGCAGCAAGGTTTCCTTCCCCTCACACAAATTCACATAAATTATAGCAGGCATTCAGGCAGCAAGCCCAGGGCTTTACATTGCTAGCAAGGTGTTTGCAACTGCACCATACAAAGGCTTTTCACAGACAGAACCCTGGCTGTGTTATTCTCCAAGATAAGATATTTGTTTCTAACTGCAGGAGGTGGTAACTGGCAGTATCTATTTTGTTTACCTGGTGATTGCCAAGTGAGCTTTAGAAGCACAAActtaaactagaaaaaaaatattagcaacttttaatttaaaatatctttcctTGCTCTCTAGAGAAATTAGAAGCTCTTAATTTCTGGACTTTATGAGTTGTGCAAATTAGCTAATTCATCTTCAATCACTTTAATAAAGAAAAGGCATCTTTTATGTTGCAGACATGCAGTCTagaattttcttcttattgAAAAACACTTTTATGAATCTTTACCACCAAGgagaaaaattacattatcCCAAGGTTTGGGAAAATTCCACAGAAGAAGCCTGATACAGACTAGGCAAAGCAGGCATTCCCCTGATTACATACTTTAAAACTCTTACTGTACAGTCCTGAGGCCTGAATTGCCATTTGCCATATGTGGCACTGACTTAAAGCTGATGATTCCTCTAGAGGGCTTCCAGATGTACTGTTTTGTCTCTTCTTCCTTAGATCTGGGAAAATTTCCTAATAAAATGTTATCAGAATTAGAGAGATTTTTAGAAAGTTACAGTTCTGGTGACAAAAATTTTCTGTCAAAGAAACAGTCCTTCAAGAGCACTGTGTGATTTCTCTGGGTGCAAAATTATCTAGAGCCTGAAAAGTGCTCAGACAAAACTCTCATTTCCTCCCTTGGGCTATTTTCAGTATATGAGAAGAAGTTTTTGGATTCTGTAACCTGCTGGGTATCACTCAGTCACCaaagattttcctttaaaaatgatCAGTGGTTTTGGCAAGTGTTTGAGAACTGAGGGAGTGCCCCTCCGCAGCAATGGCGAAGTTTTGCTACTGGCTGCATCAGCAATTGTATCAGTTTTTGTGCTCATTTGTTTTTGGAGAACTCCCTTTTGCTCTGGCTGAGCAGGAATGTCAAGCTGCCTCCAGATGTTGGCCAACTGGGCTCTACATCTCATACTGATGCTAAAATGgtgtttttattctgtttgcttttaaatctTCAACAATCACctaaaaagcaaatgcaaattCTCACTTGTTTCTTTTGTGAGTAATTTTGACTTTGATTTTTGTACTTTCAGGAAGCTGTCATTGTCAATGGTACCACTGCTTTTCAAAATTGGCTTGTGCCAGGAAGCACAGTTTAcagggaattttggattttccatGTGGTAAATCCTTCAGAGGTTATTGAGGAGGGGGCTCAACCAAAATTTGAACAAAGAGGACCTTACACATACAGGTAAGAAAAGACCCTTTAATATGTGGCACCATATCTACTGAGATACAATTTATTCTTGAAATTCCATCATCATACTTCAGTTAGACATGATAAAAATGCGTAAATTGCAGCTAGACACAGGAATCCCAAACTTTTTCTGGATTGTGTCTaacataatgaaaacaaaaatggagATAGGTAACAGGATGTGAAGCTGCTTGCTCTTgagaaaaacaataattcaTTAGCCACAATATCACAGAGATGGTTGTGTTCCTTCCTGTTCCGTTTTCACCAGTTTTATAACAGGAGAAAATGTGCCAGATGCCCCAAAACCAAGAGATTATCTTATCATCCATACATTACTAATGACTTATTTTAATaatgtggtttggttttgttttttcaccgTTATGACTTTCTTAGTcaatagcttttctttttttcaaattttgctcagaaaagcattctttttttctgagtggACTAGCTAGGACATAGATGCAGGAaggttttattatttgtttaatGTTAAATATGATGTTGACATAGAACTTCCTGAACTAGCTGATACTTCCTGAGTTATTAAGCTCATAAGCTTATATTAAGCTTATATTATATTaactatattattatataaattatatattataattaataattatataatcaaatataatatataattaattataatatataatgaaTCTATTAATGATCATAGAATtcattaattatattattatctTACAGTTATATAAAGCTTATATTTGCTATCACTGGTACCTGtgttagaatatttttttcctatgatgATAAGACATTTCTTTTTTGATAACTTTAGGGATGTAGATTATATTCACAGGGTAGTTTTCCATTTCAGCATCTTCAGCCAAAGTGCCTTTATGCCTAAACACTTACTTATTTCTCAATGGAAACAGATAAATTTTGTTTCACAGAGTACCTGGGAAGACAGAGGAAAGGATTACATAGGAATGAGAAAAGAATGGTTAAGAAATACTGCAGAAGGTGAATTCCCaccaaacagaaacattttactCTGGTGCTGATGATGATGCCTTTTTTTCTCAGGGACAAATCTCAGCCAGAAGCTTAAGTCTGACTAAGTCAGAAATGATGGCTATGAAATGAAGGCCCCTCTCACTGCTGCCTTCCTAGGATATTTGGTCTACCTGAGTAACTGTGACATTGAGTCTCTCTCTCAACCTCCCTTTAAACAGTTAATAATTTATTACAGTGTAGAACAATTCAAAAACACATTaattaggaaagaaaatctCCCAGCTTTTAGGTGAGTGCTCTACACATTAGGCCAATAATTACAAGATCCAGGTGCTCTTCAGGTGAGACCTACCTGCACTGGCTACATCTGCACCATGGGGAAATGTTCTCTGTATCCTTTGCACTCCCCTACACTCATGCTGGAAGATCAGATCCTGAAATATCTTAAAGATCCCTTCTGGGATGAGCTGTGATAAGCTCTCTGGACCTACAGCACAGGATCCCTGCTATTTgatccctgctggctgctgtcccacagAAGGGTCAGCAAGAGAGTGGGACTGGAAGAATGGAGCTAAAGCTAGAACTGCAGCAGAAATTTGTACCTTAGAGATCTGCTCTCTGATCTCTTCAGTGGGACTGAAAGATTGCTTATAAACCTCTACATCATATTAAATATCATCAAAGTAACATTATGGGTTTAACCTGTTTCATTGCAAGACAAGTCTATCAGATTAAATATCTGAGTTTTTATGTCTGTGTCACCACCTTCTAATTACATGCACCACCTTCTAATTACATGCAACCAGCTTATGAAGTGTGAAAAATcataattcatttaaaaattattaacaatTATAAGGTCCATTTCCTTTATAAAtgaattgcttttattttagtatCAAGAAAGATTATTTCATTTGCCaataaggaaatatttccaaaataacAATATTTGTAGAAAATTGAATTTTACATGTAATCACATGAAAAGTTTATAAACCTCTTAGTCAGATGTTCAACATTCATTTTACCAAAGTGTTCATCAACTCCTCAAAAACCTTCAGCCAGACATACTTATGTGTTTTCTCAAAAttcaaagataaaaaatattctctgtttgtgttttgtatttCCAGGGTGAGATATTTACCCAAAGAAAATGTCACGGAAGGTGAGAATGGCACGATAACCTACATGTTGCCTAATATTGCTCATTTTGAACCTGATTTGTCTGTTGGGACAGAAAATGACACCTTGACCGTCCTCAACCTCGCTGTTGTAGTaagtaaagaaaaaagccaTAATGTCCAGATACAAATGTTGAGAGAATAGGGGAGAagttcatagaatcatagaatggtttgggttggaagggacctcaaagaccatctagttccagcccTCCTgttgtgggcagggacaccacagTGTGTTCAAAGCTCATAAAACATCCTCCTAGTCAATTTTAATATGGGAATAAATCAAGAGTTTGTGGATGGGTTCCCTTTGTGTGAGAGCATGAACATGTTCATGTACAGCATGAACAGTACAGGGTGGATTTGCCATGCTCTTTCCAAAATACCCTCAGGTCTGCCTGGCAGGGGAGGCTGCATTGATTCCTACACCCAGGGTCTGCATGGTCTTGCCACCACAAATCCTGGGCCCCAAGGTGCAATTCTGTCCTACTGAGCATTAGTTGTTCAAAGAACATAGGGATCTTCACCTAGAATGGTGCTTGAGCCTTTTTAGTCATGGTGTTTTTGTCTTATCACAGGCTGAGAATGTTTGCCTATGACtaatatttatagttttcttACTTATATTCAGCCCTGGTTGTGTTGCACCAACTTTCTGGTGTTTGCATGAGTGCTCAGGATTGCTGTGAGGAGGTGTCTGCAAGGGGCAGAGTATGAAGATTGTTGGtgcaaatacaaaataaaaccacgccagcagtcacagaatcacagaagagCCCATGTTGGAGGGCACTTCAGAGGATCATCTGATCTGATCACAGCTTTTTGGAAATCATTACTTGCAGCTATTGAGAAGCCCATCTGGCCATGGTCCTGGGCAACTGGCTCTCAATGGTGCTGCTTGAGCAGGGGTTGGACCAGAGGGTCCCCAGGGCTCCCTGAGAACTTCAGCTGTTCTGTCATCCTGTGATTAAAGCTGATCTAGTGAATCAGTCAAGTAAACAGTcaagaaacattttctgcttttgtgtaACTTATGGCCAGTAATTGTTTAGTTAAGAAGTGTCAGTTTTATGTAGAAACTTAACTTCAGGGAGTTGTAAATTTGGGAACTGGCTTTGGCAGACATTTCTTGGAGTCGGTCTCTGTGATTTTAATTCGAAGCACATGCAGAATTTTATACtaaacattgatttttttgcctttgtagGCTGTACCTTCCTTATACACAAACACTTTCGTGCTATCAATGCTAAACTCTTGGATTAAAAAATCCAATTCAGCCATACTGCAGAACAGAACAGTCAACGAAATACTGTGGGGATACACAGATCCCTTCCTAGACCGCATCCCCTTCCCTGTGAAGTCTTTTGTGGGAGTCTTCTACCCGGTAAGTGAAACCAATGAGGAGGCGATGCCTTCAGTTATCATTCTGTGAATAAAACTTAAGAAAGCTGCtctgaggaagaaaatgctGTAAATTTGTTCAATATTTCTGACTGTTATTCCTTCTTCTTGCATCTGTTACAGTATAATGGGACAACTGATGGACCGTACAGTGTGTATACTGGGacagaaaatattacaaaaacagcaataattgaaagctataaaaataaaaggtatcATAACATTgtagagtaaaaaaaaaatacattttcaaggTATGGCTTTAAATACTTGATTCACTAAGAGCTATAGATAAATAGAAAAAACTACAATGATTCAAAGGAAACAGGATCAACCTTGGGCTTAGCAAAACCATCActttgtttcagttttcagtAGTTCTGTTAGGAGCTTGGACTTAAAACAGTTATTGATTCTTTGATACAAGTATTTACTTCTGGTTTGTATTCTTAAGTAGATAGTTTCGTTTTAACCTCTTCTAATGGATCCTGTAATTTATCTGAATTAATGAACATCTCTATCCTGTGCCTTTGCTAATGGGTCAGGATATCCAGGAACAGTTTATTTGGTAATACAGGTAATCAAAGTACTTGCATGGTAAAATCTACTACATGCAGCATGACTCTTATTTTATCTTACAGGACTCTTTCATACTGGGAAGGCCACTGTGATATGGTCAATGGCACAGGTGAGCCtattaaagctttttaaaatttcaacaCTTTTCTTGATATTTCAAGGGAATAATGAGCTACAATATTTAAATTAACTACCCTGGGCTTTGCCAGTTCTGTATTCTGTATATTAAATATCTCTATATATGCATACTACTACTATGGTATATGCATATTTGTGTATCTATTAAAATAGATGAATTATTTATTACTGCACATAATTTTATCTATGCATGCACACAGCCTCTACATCTAGAGTAAATgtggaagagaaacaaaattatcCAGTTCTCTTGTTTCTACTAATTATATTCATATGACAATATAATTAAGAGTCTGTTTCTTTGCTATAGTAGTTGAAAATTATCTTGGCATTTTAATAATGCACATTCATTTACACTgttgaaaatttaattaaatgcaCCAGAATGGATATCcttatatatgaaaaaaaattaaggcaaCGAAGGAGGAGGCTGTCAGATGAATGGCTTGTAGATCActagaaaatgaaaagggatgaagaagaaaagcaatttagACTGGGATGAATAGACTacagacaaatatttttgaattttcttttggaGTGCATGGGTAAACAGCTGAGTTGTTTGAGATACATTTGTTCAaggtaatatttttctttttggttagTGAAAGCATTGCTGTGAGGACACCACAATCTGTAGAGCTGAGGCTGGCAGGTGTCTTGGTGAAGGCTTTTGCAGAAAGCTCCAGACCTTCAGTAAATAAAGGCTTTTgtgttgggttgttttgtttggactTTTTCACGTCTATTTTCCATTCTGCTTTACCTGGCAtagataattttccttttaacccAGACTGTGCAGCCAAGTAtttgaagtatttaaaatatatcacaAGATTCTGATTTTCCACAACTCTGTGAGCCACAAAGGATTAGTTCCTTTTTAAAccatgtaattaattttataagAAACAATATTATCTTACATTCTAGGACTTCCCCTCTTTCTTATGGGgcatagaatttttttttttttagccagggtcagcttttttgtttatttttcttctgtaactGATGGAATAAACATATGCTGCTAACTAATTAAGTGCTCTACGGTGAAAATGAGCTTTTACTTGTGAGCAAAGATTGCTGCACAGTTCACAAGGTCATTCAGTGTGACATTGCTGTATTTGAAGACATAACAGGTTTAAAAATCTTGAAAGTGTGAGAATTCTACCTTATCTTGTAAGGTTTCACACGAAAGCTCAACATGTataggaaaatataaaaataaagataataaagataaaaatataaaacagtaTATTTGTATGGGGCTTGACAGGACTCCATGTTTGCCAACCTTACAAGAATGCCAAGATTTAGAAAGACAGTGTGTGCTTAGGATGATTTtgagtgtttaaaaaaagtgcTTCTGTCAGCAGTGGGCAAGTGGCAGTGTGTAATTTAGCCTTGGCGCTCATGCCAACTGTGATTCAAAGACATCACAGATGGTTGCAATTGTTTGGTTATGGCTGCTGCCTAAGAAACTAAACAGAAATTGCTGCAAAAACTAACAAATGTACTGGCTAAAGGTTTGTTGCAACACCTTAATAGGAAAATGGCAGAGGCTCCTCTTACATAACTGTGGGTGCTTGCaatgcagaaatacaaatcTGAGTGTCTGCACTCTTTTAGAGAAAGTGGAGAGAAACAACACCCAAGTGCTGCTCCTctgaattattttgcatttctacCATGGGGTGATGTGGATTTGTGCTCTAGAAGTGGCTTCCTCCTCTCCATTAGTTCTAGAAGGGCCTCAGCTTAGAGACTTGCTTGAGCAATCTTTGATGGAAAAGGTTTAGCACTGATTGTTAAATAGACAGTGTTGAAGTCTAAAGGTGTGTTTCTTATGAGCACTGAGTGTCATAATTGCATTTGACTCAAGGATCTTTAGAAAGGTTTAGGTCTATAAACATAGGTGCATAAACCTTGAAGCAACGGCAACAGAATTTTTGCTTCATATTAAGCAGTTTcgttgtttcttttttttttaatatcctctGTTTTAAATGAGTTTGATAACATAGCTTCAAATctgggggcaaaaaaaaaaaaaagctgctatATCTTGGCTCACTTTCAAGAACAATTACATGTTATCTGTGAAGTGCCTGTCAATGTGCAATAACTTACATAAACGTTTTCCCACAAATGACTCATATTGTTTACTTTCATCACAGCTTTACAGGAAAGTAACAACTGAGTACTGAGCTAGAAATTAAGCCATGTCTTCTAAGCAGAATTGCTTTCAagctcttgttttcttttaccCACAGATGGAGCATCCTTCCCACCGTTTGTTAAGAAGGATCAGGTACTGCGCTTCTTCTCCTCTGACATTTGCAGGtaggctgctccctccctggagTGTGTTCACACCAAAATGTGCCTCTGAGTGCTCACACCCAAGTGTGCCTCTGAGTGCTCACACCCCAGTGTGTCGCAGAATGCGGCCTTTGTCGGGGATGAACCATTTGTCGGTTGCAGGAAAAACTCGGggctcaatatgagtgataagcaagttccgtttattgaagagagcatcaaacacttatacagcaagtaataagtttatgaatattctgtaaacCAAgcgatctattggttaaactataccatcaactcttcctcattcctttgggcctacatTCTCTATTTCCCACATCTCTCTGTCCACTTGTTATCATacccagctaggcccaaggacacgctatcttgcaggtgcaggacttggaattagccacagccttgtacttttccagtctctagtcagtGAAATTCCCAACACCAGTGTGCCTCTGAGGGCTcacacccagctgtgcctctgggggctctttgttttcagagggtggctgcagtggctgtgctTGGGCTCAGGTCAACCAGGCAGTGCAACATAAACTTTGCACCTGAAACACAAGTAAACTTGTGATGTGTTCATGATTCAGAGACTGATTCTACCACTCTTATGTCAAATAACAAGCTAATACAATGTACTTTATTTCAGCCAGTTACAGATGTATATTCAGGAAAATGTGACATTGAGCTGTTAGACGACTTTAAAAGGCACTGAGGACCACAGGATTCAATGTCATGAACAACTTGTTAGGTCAGGACCCAGCCTTGTTTGGTCTGAGAAAGCAACAGGTACAGCAGGGTCCAGTTAAGTCCATCTTAGGCACGTCTGGAAGAAATCATTTATGCAGAACAGTGTGTACTGTCACTCAATAGATACTCAAAAATTTTTCTCACGggatatttttacatattttatttttatgtatttacaAACAAGCCTGCTTATTTAATCCCGTGCTGATGACTTTTaagcctgctgcttctgctgggccatccagtgtccccaggttctcCAGTGGGATCactgaaagaaatattaaagATTTCAAGCGCATCACAGTATATTTACTTTGGGAAGTTCATACCCTATATTTATTTTGCTGACTGGAAACAGATGCTTCCTTTTTACTAGGTTTAAAATGGGTCATTTGCTTTGCAgagtggtggggtttttttaagattaatGTTTTTacatgaagattttttttttaaggaattttatCCACAAACTGGAAAACATTTCCCAATTCATAGAAAACAGAATTCTATGCAGAGGAGAAATGATAAAATTCTTTGGATTGATTGCACTCACAGTTTGAGAGATCCCTCCAGCCATTTAATTCTCACAATTCATAAACAGTAAAGGACAATAACAGCTGTCCAAAGGTCCTGCAGAAGCAGGGTCAGGAAAAATTGTTCTGTCCATGTTGCAAAACCCTTCTTTTGTTTGGCTGCAATACAAAGTGTTGGTGTCCTGGTTGCATTACTGTGTAGCAACCATACCTCTGCATCAGCTCATAATGAATTAGCAAAAAGAAGCTTAAGTAGTATTCTGATTCATATGCAACAGAATAAGGTTATATGCAAGATGTTATCTGCATCATAAAGCTTAGATTACCCTAAGGTCAGCAAAAAACTGTGTCAGAGATGCTTTATAAGGATAAGCATCTCTATTGCAGTCCAGAAACTTTCGAAAACCTCGGAATGACTGTGGATGTAGCTGTGTGTAGAGAAAAGAGATCTCAATTAATTTGTTCGTTTTGTCTATATTGTTTATCATTAGTAtttgaaattttgtttgttgttttgtgtaTTGTCATGTTCACCACTGAGCTGGTACATCCTTTAGAGAAGGTGTGGAATATTCTCCATTACAGAGAAACACCCCCACAATTTGCTGAAGagtgcagcaggagcctggacaTTGGGTCCCTGGGGGGATTGTTCCTTTTAAGAGAGAGGCAGCTGGGGAGATCCTTCAAGAGCATTGCCACGAATTTAGACTTTTAATCCAAAAGGCTTGGAAACACATATCTCCTCTTTTGTGTTCAGGTCAATCTATGGAGTTTTCCACAGCGAGCAGGTTGTGAAGGGGATCACACTGTATCGTTTCGTGGTTCCTCGCGAAGCGTTTGCAGCACCAACTGAAGTCCCAGACAATTATTGCTTCTGCACGGATAGAGAAATATCAAAGAACTGCACCATAGCTGGAGTCCTGGACATCAGTGCCTGCAAAGAAAGTATGGTGGTGACACAGTACTGCCACACAAGCCACTGAACTGGGGACAACACACTTGTGCTGTAGCTGGGGTGTTACTCTGATATCTAGGATATTTGTGAATTCTTCCACAGGTTGCTTGTAGACCCCTCACATTTCTGAAACCCTGTTGCCCAAAATGAGCACTatgatttttctgtattttagatAGTGCAGTGCAAAGTTGGGGTACTGTGGATTGTGTACTGAAACTGCAGGAGTGTGTgtagagaaaggaaaggagggagagaaagaaacgAAAGCTAGAGATAGCTCAGCACCTTGTGTCTGAGGCAATTCACACACGCAGCAGGGTGGGTATGCCCACAGCTGCATGTATGTACACAGACAATGCTGGCTCAGTGCGGTGCTGgtgaaataaatacaaactgAGTCTGCATTTGGTGCACGGTGAACTGTGAGAGGTCCCTCCAGGCTAAAAC
It encodes:
- the CD36 gene encoding platelet glycoprotein 4, giving the protein MGCNRNCGLLAGAIIGAVLAIFGGVLIPLGDHLINKAVKKEAVIVNGTTAFQNWLVPGSTVYREFWIFHVVNPSEVIEEGAQPKFEQRGPYTYRVRYLPKENVTEGENGTITYMLPNIAHFEPDLSVGTENDTLTVLNLAVVAVPSLYTNTFVLSMLNSWIKKSNSAILQNRTVNEILWGYTDPFLDRIPFPVKSFVGVFYPYNGTTDGPYSVYTGTENITKTAIIESYKNKRTLSYWEGHCDMVNGTDGASFPPFVKKDQVLRFFSSDICRSIYGVFHSEQVVKGITLYRFVVPREAFAAPTEVPDNYCFCTDREISKNCTIAGVLDISACKEKKPVYISLPHFLHASESVLNDVEGLSPNELEHETYLDIEPVTGFTLRFAKRLQVNLLVKPSDRIEPLKKVKKSYVFPILWLNESAVIGDEKAAMFRSKISGRLQMLSTLQMALMIGGSVIFLAFLGSFFICRSKKLK